TTCAGCAAGTTCCATATCATCTTCTATCATTAAAATTCTAGTCATGATCTTTCCTGTTGTAAATTTATTTTTAAGGATTATAGCAGATTAAGATTTTAAAAATTTAAAAGGATTAAGAGCTGAAATTTCAGCTCTTAATCCTTTTAAATTTTTAAAATCTTAATCTGCTATAATCCTTAAAAATAAATTTACAACAGGAAAGATCATGACTAGAATTTTAATGATAGAAGATGATATGGAACTTGCTGAAATTTTAACTGAATATCTAGAAAACTACGATATTGAAGTAGTGACTGCTGAAGAGCCATATATCGGACTATCTACGCTGAATACAAGTAAATTTGACCTAGTTATACTAGATCTTACATTGCCTGGTATGGATGGATTAGAAGTTTGTAAAGAGATCAGGAAAAATCACAATATTCCTATTATCATATCAAGTGCAAGACATGATATAACGGATAAGGTAAATGCTCTTGATAACGGAGCGGATGATTATTTGCCAAAGCCATATGACCCACAAGAGCTTTTGGCTCGTATCAAAAGTCATCTAAGAAGGCAGAGTATCACCCCAGCAAGTGAGGCGAGAAATTTAAATAAAGACCTAGTTTTAAAAGAATTTGAGCGTGAAATTTTATTTAAAGGAAACGTGCTAAATTTAACTGCCGCAGAATACGACATCTTAAAATATCTACTTTTAAAAGAGGGCGGAGCGGTTACTAGAGAGGAACTCATCTACAATTGCGAGAGCATAAATGAAGATAGCTCAAACAAAAGTATTGACGTCATCATCGGCAGGATTCGCCAAAAATTAAA
The DNA window shown above is from Campylobacter concisus and carries:
- a CDS encoding DNA-binding response regulator, which codes for MTRILMIEDDMELAEILTEYLENYDIEVVTAEEPYIGLSTLNTSKFDLVILDLTLPGMDGLEVCKEIRKNHNIPIIISSARHDITDKVNALDNGADDYLPKPYDPQELLARIKSHLRRQSITPASEARNLNKDLVLKEFEREILFKGNVLNLTAAEYDILKYLLLKEGGAVTREELIYNCESINEDSSNKSIDVIIGRIRQKLNENPKEPKYIHAIRGIGYKLVL